TCAATACCAGAAGGCGATGAAATATTAAGACTTTGATGAACAGTCTTTCAGATTCAGGAATGATTCAAAAATAACTGATCCTGCACACCGCTCGCGACGATTCTTACCTAATGACATTCAAtctgttcaataaatatttgttgtagACGACTAATCTTCCATTTCTTATCAATGGTTTAGCGGTGGGAAGATATCAGAGCTCACCAGAGTTGCTTTTTGTAATTACTTTTATCTTATCGAAGTTGATTAACCGGTCTCTTTTGTTCAGAAGAactgattttgaatttatagAGGCGACTCACAACGAACGCATACATACCTATCTTCATGGTCTTGTGGCTAAGGCACTGAATCAGATAAAAGGCCACCGTTTTTTGGCAACGTTAAATTACCATGTTTCTTTGGTGTCCCAAGCTCAGCATCCAAgaaatttcctttcaatttcacTAAACCAAATGTTTCCATAGAaagcaaaaacaatttattttaatacaaaaaggCAATAGATCACAAGACTGTACAACATTTTAGTTGGTTAGCCATCCGGCGTACATTTGTGCAACGACATCATCTGATTCCTGTAGaacaatttggattttcttcAAAGTAGCCACCAAGTTGCCCGATTTCGGATTAGCACTACGCAGCAAAAAGatcgaaataatttgatttgccCTTGTCTTGCTCGTTTCGAGAATACCATCCACCAACTCAACAACTGCTCCTACATTTTGGACGAACTCATCGGCGAAACATTTTTCCACGTAATCACCGACAACATCCTTGAGTATCAACACGATTTCTCCTCCATATTTCGCTACAAAATTATCTGTAAAACGGGCCAAGTTCTGACCGAATGGTTTTAGTCGGCTCATTCCGCGCTTCTCCCCATCTGACATCATCAACAATCCAAGCTCAATATACAAAATCTCTTTAAAGAACTTAGTCGCCGATTCAACCTTGAACTTCTCGATTAAAGTCTGGAGGGATTTTGTCTTCAGCCACACTTTTGATGCGTCATCCATTCGACTCTCGCATAAATTCGATACGAATCCGAAGACAGACTGCCGGGTCGGgtaatcgaaattatttgaatcGTAAGGTCGTGGGGTTTTTGTATCCCAGCCATTTCGTATTACACTCACGAGCAAAAGCCACATGTTTGTAAGCCGATGTTCTGCTATTGATTCAGTTGAAgaattttgaatatatttcacGCAGAACGAAGAGCTGAAAGATGTTTGCTCGGCGTGCTTGTGCAAGATAATTTCGTCCAGTGTCTTTTCCGGTATCTGGTCCATTATAACTTCGAGATGGGCCATAAACGTGGCCACATGTTCCAGTTTTACTTTCCTTAAAGCTGTTACGCAGGCGATGATAAACTCGGATATGTATTCCATTGGAAAGGTTTctaattttggttttgtgtaCAAAAGTTGAACGATTGTTGCGTCTTCTTCGGTCACAGTGTCCATggcattttttaaaattgcccACGTTTCCTGCGATGGACTGGATCTGAACAACTTATTAGCTCTGCAGAATATCTCGAATCGGATAGTGATATTGGAACTGTCGATGTCTTTGAAAGCAGCGATTCTCTGTTCCACAGAGCCGATGACGTAGTAGAGACGGATGATGTGTTTTTTAAGGCTCACCGGTGATTTAACAAGTTTTTGTCGCAGAAACTCTAACGTTTTAACTTCAGAGGCCCGGCCTGAATGCGAGTACAGAGCGGCAACAGCTAGTTTTAGGTAGTCGCCGACACAGAATTTCTCTACCGCTGGGAATGCTAAGTGTGATACGCTGACATTGACCAGAGATTTGGCAATCGCCTGTCGGATTTGATATTCCTCCTTTGAATTGTCAGCAAATACGTCCACCTTACTGTCTTCTGGATAAAATCGTTCGGCAAACGACAGAAAGTCAGCAGGTTTGCTTAAGACAGAGAGCACTGATACAGCATTGCACTTCTGTTGAATCGTAACGTCCAAATCATGGTCCAATGTTTGATCGATGATCTCTTGACATACTTTAATGGCTGGACCGGTGAGATTTGAGTAGTTCCATGCCTGCAAATTCTTCATAAATTGAAGGCCTGATTCGCTTTTCAGCATTTTTGCCAGGGTCGACGGCCAGTTATCCATAAGAAGCGATGGATTTTTGGCAATGAAATACTTGATAATGGAACTGCAAGGCGAAGTGtgaagtatttttgaaaacaaagtCTCCGAATCATTTAGTCCAACATCCAGCGAgagattttcttcttttcgcAATGCTTGCACGATGTTGACCAACTGCCTGGCGAAGTTCCATGAATAGTGCGATTGTGGAACGTTTGactttttgttgattcgatcCTCTTCTTCTTTTGCAATTCTTTCGAGACTCGTTCTTAACCATTGATTCGACGCGAACAAAATGGGTTCGACTTTTGGAGAGGCATTCGCTGCCACTTTATTGAATTTGCAAATTTCTTCGATGAGGTTAGCGACGAATTCTGACAGTCGTTCTCCTTCCAAAACAGTTCCATCGTGTGAACGGAGATCGTTTGCTACTTGCAGATTTTCCAATTCTTTGGCATACAATACCAACAAGTTCCGTCTGTCCGTTTCACTCTTAACGAAACTATTTGTCCAAGCAGTTGAGCCGgtcttaattttcaattttatgtacatGGCCACCAAGTTGTTTAACGGTAGTTTGGCCGTTAAATGAAATGCAATGCACTTTTCCAGTAACTTTTCCTTGCTGTTATCGCTGTAATCGCGCGCGTCGGCAAATACGAGTGAGACCTGAATCATTTCAATGATAACATCCCAGTGCTCCTTAGCAAATTCCATTTTGTTTATCATCAGCTCCAGCGCATTGAAGATCATTATTCGGACCTCGCACTGATCGTTACGACAGCGTTTGCTCAATAGCAGAAGGACATTCAATAGTTGCGACAGATCGGTGTTGATGTAACACGTTTCCAGCAAATATTTACTCAAAGTTGCGCGCTTACTAACGTCCTGCTCGATGAGAAGTAATTTCTGTAATTCCGGTACGGAATGACTGATCGGTTTCAGTGGCAAATACGCACGTTTCTTATCATCGTCGCTGAAGTAATGCACGTACAAATCTCTGAATTGCCAGCTGTAATTTTGATCGTTTTCACTTTTCCACTCAATGGCCGCCAGCCGTTTCTCATTCGGCAGCAGAATAATGTACTGCACATCCAGATACTCGAAACTTTCATCCAAATTCACTTGAAACAAGTTCATGAATGCTCGCTTGATCATATCAATGCGTTGATCAACCGGAACCGTGTTCGCCCATTTCCAGACATCGGTCATATTCACACTTGCCAGTGACGGAACTTTGCCGAATGATAActcgaaaaacatttgaaactCGCTGGGCTTAAACTCTCGTCGAAGTCGGTCGAATTTCAGAAGCGAAGACGTTTCAGCTGGCTTCTCCAGTAACTTTGTCCGGTATTCGCGAATTATTTTCGTCGATCGACCTCTACCGAATTTGAACGAATTCATTTTGTCGGGATGGTTGATGCACAGGTCCAGAAAATCGTCTCGATGATTGTCGTACAAATAAACCAATGGTGATCGATACGAATTGGTGGAAGAGCCGCCAATGTTGGTGAAGTGATGCTTTATGTAGTCCAGCCCGATGTCCGGATACTTTTTCAGTATTTGTACCTGTTTCAGATGTCAATTCAGTTTAGAATTCTAAAGTTTAATGACAGAATCAatggatcgacaattatgctgtcttttccattgtaatctgCTAACTGACTAACTaactaaacaatggaaaatcctccagcataattgtcgattccatcaacgcaaaattgctcgtgtgtttccAGCTTTATGCTTACCAATTGATAACCCAACAGTTCGACTTTTCTGCTCGTAATCAATGTAGTGATTTTGTCCCTTGTGCAAGCTTGTAGAAGCGGAAAGGCCACATGAAATCCGTACTTCTGTTCCACACAATTCCATATTTGGTCGGCTTTCTGTTCGTCCTGAATATGACGACCGATTCGATACAACACCTTCTGTCGACAATTATAGGAAACATTCGGAAACAGTTTGTTGATTAGGAAATCACCATCGCTAAACGGGCTGTCGGCCCCTTCATACAACCATAATTTTGATGTGGCCGGACCGATAATCGACGAGTCACCATCGTACAGTAATTCAATGATCAAATCGAACCGATGAAATTTATCGGCCAACAAGAACTTTAGCAAATTGTATTGCGTTGCCGGTAGATTTTTTGAACTTTGCAAAATGTTATCCACTTGATTCGCTTCGACTTTTAACATAAAttgattcaacaattttcgtttctcAGCCATCGGCAATAAGCCGCCAAGATCCATTACGATTTGTGACGACATTCTTCCTGATACACggcaaaatgaaaacaaaccgGAAAATTAGAAACTATATTTCGTAATTGTTGTAACTAATCCAgttgaaattatttacttttttcacTGCGTGCCGGCCTGTTGCAATTTtctgaatgaatttatttgctcgaatcaaataaaatacaTCCGACGAAAATATTGTGTTGATGATGTCAGCTGATGACTCGATTTTCGGTTTATGAATGTTGTGAAATAgaagaattttgaattgtgTCTGTGGGTAAGTTTATTCAAACTTGGTATACGTTATCTATGTGTGGATACTGTATACAATCGATGTAGgaatgtatatatacatatatgtataatgaataacatttcaatttgttgtgCATGCTTAAAGCGCCTATACACCCACGGCAGTGTAAAATAagccaggcaggagcggtccatttttgaaacgtcaaataagggaccttataacactgtatgaaaatgaactcgaatgaacactgacaaaaatgtaataatttattcgcaaaaaataaggCTACTAGATAATTGAGGTTCCTATGCAAAACCAGCGATCCTgtctggtttactttactctatTGTGATACACCACATACGAAAGATAACTAAACTGCCTTCTGGCACTTGTTTTATCGTTTCAGGCCAATAGAGTGTTTAACGAAAgcgaaaaccagttaaattttACTGATCTCGGagtcaaaaattcatgaataaAGTGTGTGTGCGGTTTCACTCATTTTGACTTATGACACTGAGACCAGTTGTAATAAACTAGTCAGAAATCACCCTCCTTAAACCTCGCCTTAAACACTAAAGtatccattccactcaacaaaaactCTGTGAGAGAGTCGAGAGAGAGCATTACGCTTTATTTCCTCTTAAGTTTCCATTCCActtaacaaaaagtactccgtgaaagagcaaactgtcaaataaacaaagaaaaaattgaaaaaattcaatattgtCTCTCatacggagtacttttttggtaagaggaaactaagcattaccacttactttttttattcgatggagtattgaaatcctcaggtcacgTTCGAAAATGAGttgtatcggttcaaccatctgtgAGTAGTTCTCAAAAAAAGCCTTTTCTACTCTTTGTTAAAACgtagatgctattggcaggccaTTTCACCTGCAAATAGCCTGTGTAAAAgagaaaatgctattcgcaggcgcctgctAATAACATCTTTAGCAATAatttggctattggcaggcgcctgcgaatagtcactaccTTTGGTTGCAACACTATTGCCAAACCGCAATGCTAACTATCGCAGTTACAACAACATTATAACGCCAAACgttacaacattacaacataTTAACCCGAAACTTGGGCTCCGTAAAGTTTATGATCCGCTGAGcgtttgcattaccttcagtgtttactttgataaatagttatttatctaccaaggtaggtatgaaggtatttttataaaaataccggcatacctaccgtggtagatacaacgtttttcgcaatttcgggccataatcacctttccaatgcaaaacatgtcctacattttgttctaaaattcttgtgtatacagaaattcatttgaacgatcaagaaggctgcattataatacacattgcaatgtgatgtaaagagacgcgttgaatgaaatcgagtagtcaatgcttagtatatacgcttcaacaatacgttcggtataattgtgtgactctatagccgaatgtctaaagtcgctgctttgtgctcaaaaaccttttgatgtcgggggttcgatttctggtcaatgcaagatttttatttataaaaatttagccttcgttgaaggtaataggttctttagcgtgcgaaaaaaaagttgataacgcactgcgtgcgaaaaaaaagttcatattgcGCTGTGTCCggggaatacagtgaaataaataccttcaaaatgacattaaatggatgcatggaaaggtgatgattatggaccggaattgcgaaaaatatcAAACCTCACGGAATGGCTATTTTAGTgttgtgttgaaatatttttacaacattCATGCTATCATATTTCCCCCATTTACCACATTCCATCAATTCAATAGAAATCGTCAGAAATACACCAAACGAAATATGATGAACTTAACGTCACCCGAAACTTGTGTTccttattttttgtaatccCCTGAAGGTTTGCGGTTTACATGAGtgtttttcgtgtttttagaCTTCGCAAAATCCCTCACTTTTTCAAAGCAATTCATATCTTTTTATCATTGGGAATGTACCGCACGAACATtggcaatttaaaaaaatcggttgggACAATTTTGACGTTTCTGTCTGTAGCAAAAGTTTTGGACAGAGCAAGACCGGCATCTCGCttgcaatttttgtaattgacTCTGATGCATCTCGAAATGATTCTGATATTTCGATTTAAGTGAAATACGTGCATATCGTACATCGTTTTTAAAATAGCAACAATCAACAATAAACCAGCAGCGGATTTTCGAAGGTATTTCAAATAACAAACTTTGCTCCACAATTTTTGCCCATTCTAAAGCCATTTCTGCGATACGTTTTTATTACAAGTTTTTGTCACAtttcgatgatttttattgtaaatagtAATAGAAAGTTACAATTTTTCCAGGATAATCATAGTGTTTCCATTGACCGCTCCACAATAAAGCTgacattttattaatatttagtTCCTCAGCACATTATTAAGTACACGATATGCTAAATGATGACAACATCAGGGACATTTGTTTACCATCAGTGATCTGCacattttcttcgaaaattgTTAGGAAACGTACGTTTTGTGATGGCAGCTCGTCTAAATGCATTTAAATCTACTTTCCATTTATACCAAAATATATTCCTCCGCGTAAAGCTTCAGCTTCATAGGAAGCTCTTGAACAATGTTTATTCGAGcgctttcaatttttagtttgTCGTATGTGCCAAAAGGTTCTTTGAGAACCTTGgcgaacaattttattaaaagtgtcGTAATGCAAATTATACTACGCCAAATGGAAGCATCTCTGTTTCAGCATTTTAACGTTTCTGATGCAAAAATGTTGTCCCCCATTCCTGAAATGCACGAGAAATTTTACCGcgcaataaaataaaaaacatcaTCTCTCAGGCCTCGTGAACCTTGGGAaccaacagtgtaaaattctttttttttcattttacagtcAGCAACAATGACCGGAGGCGGATTTTCGACCACAAAGGTGGTTCAAATAACAAACATCGCCCCACAATCTACGAAGGATCAGATGTAAGTTCTTTAATTAACTTTCCGTTTTGTTGGCCATTTTTCTATGTTTTGTCCAATCAATAGGATGTCACTCTTCGGAAGCATTGgcaaaattgatgaaattcgtTTATATCCAACGATTCGTGACGTTTCGTGTCCCGTATTCTCGCGTGTTtgttacataaaatttatggaaGCATCAAGCGTTGTCATCGCCCAACATTTAACCAATACGGTGTTCATCGATCGAGCACTAATTGTTTCCCCGGTACTGTCGATACCGGATGAATTTAAGGCACTGGAAATGACAAACAATGGAAATTCAGTTCCTGGCACTTGGAGCGATTCGGATGCGAGTCTACCGGCCGAGGTTGTGAATCGAATCGATGGTGTTCATCCCAACCAGGTGATAAGAACAGTTGATCCGAAATTGGTCGAACACAATTTGCCGGAGTATCCGCCATTACCTGTAAACgcgaagaaaattgaagaaattcgtCGAACCATCATCGTTTTGGACGTGCGTTCCGATTGGCACTTGGATGACCTAATGGATCATTTTGCATTGGCTGGTGAGATAAAGTATGCCACGCGGGCTGATAAGGGACGGGATCGATTCGTTATGATTGAGTTTTGTGAGCAGAAGAGTGTTATTGCCGCTCTGATGATGCAAGGGACAGAGTACAAAGGCGATCTGTTGAATGTGTATCATTCTACTCAGGCAATAAATAAGCCTGAAGCAAAGAGCAACGAGGCTGCGCAACGGGAGATCGAAGAAGCAATGTCAATCGTAAAAGAAGCCCAAAACATGATTTCAGCCGCAATCGATCCAGTTATTGGAATGTTGTCAAAGGACAAGAGTTCGTCATCACGGCGAACAAGATCTAGATCACGTGGCACAAGCAGCAGACGTTCAAGGAGCAGACGTTCAAGGAGTAGGCGCTCCAGAAGCAAGCGCTCAAGAAGCAGACGTTCAAGGAGCAAAGGTTCCAGGAGCAAGCGTGAGCGAAATCGTTCTAGGTACTTTAGTTGCACTTCCGTTTACGATAATCCCGACCATATTTCGTCTCTCtattttgaattcatttttcagaTCATCCAGGAAACGTTCGCCAAAGCGGTCACGCTCACGGAGCAAACGTTCCCGCTCACCTAAGGATTCTCGTTCCCGAAGTAAACGTTCACGCTCACCGAAAGATCGTCGTAAACGATCCCGTTCTCGTCAAAAGTCATCTTCCCGTGACCATCGAAAGAACTCGTTACGCGAAGAAAGTAAGTCATTTTGAATCGTTTAAACTGTCCATTATAATGACTCATTCATTTCTTCCGAAGGATCCTCTCGACGCTCTCGATCTCCATCTCGCGGCTCACGCGACCATCACAGGTCTCGCAAACAGGACCGTCATCGCAGATCACGCTCTCGCAGCAAGCATCGTCGTTCACATTCAAAAAGTCGTTCGAGTCGACCGAAGGAATCATCAAGATCATCGAAACGACGCAGCCGTACACCGGAACGATCGTCTAAGCTGCGTCGCGTGTCCGAGGAACGAGTGACACGGGACTATGATgaggaagaaaaaattggGATGGAATTGGACGAGAGTTTCCGACCACCGGAACCACCGCCGGAAAAGTCAACGAGTCCCGAGAAGTCGGACAATATGGACATCTCTAATTCTCCGTGATAGCACGGAATTCGAATCGCTTGGTCGGGTGTTGTGTcactatttttgtgaaaataaagaATTGTTTCATTCAGCTACTCTAACAGTAAATAGTTTCGTTGCACTAATGAACACACATTAAACCCTCATTCCTGAATTGAAATTGCAATCACAGAGACAGTAATCCTGCTGTTTGACACCGATTCATTGAGTTTTATGGCGCAACCTACAATGCTCTGAAAAATGGAAACGACTCGAATTCAAACAGAAATGTGTATAAAGATCATGTGGTGCTTATGACATGCTGCTATGCATAGAGCATAGCTTGGTATTGTCGATTgtcttcaattaaatttccatttaaattattgtcatTCAAAAAACCATGAATAAGATCTATGAATGTACACTACTTGGTCGTTACGGCGCATGTTCGAAAAAATCTGTTGCTTTTACACACCAAGTCTACACGGAATGGTTTCTcattccaatttatttcattattgttgGAAGAAAAGCTTTCGGTGGCTCGCACACACAACGAAACGAAATACGAATCCTGCGCCGTTCAATGCATATATTCGATATTCAATGCATGTACACAGAGT
Above is a genomic segment from Bradysia coprophila strain Holo2 unplaced genomic scaffold, BU_Bcop_v1 contig_24, whole genome shotgun sequence containing:
- the LOC119077840 gene encoding uncharacterized protein LOC119077840, which produces MSSQIVMDLGGLLPMAEKRKLLNQFMLKVEANQVDNILQSSKNLPATQYNLLKFLLADKFHRFDLIIELLYDGDSSIIGPATSKLWLYEGADSPFSDGDFLINKLFPNVSYNCRQKVLYRIGRHIQDEQKADQIWNCVEQKYGFHVAFPLLQACTRDKITTLITSRKVELLGYQLVQILKKYPDIGLDYIKHHFTNIGGSSTNSYRSPLVYLYDNHRDDFLDLCINHPDKMNSFKFGRGRSTKIIREYRTKLLEKPAETSSLLKFDRLRREFKPSEFQMFFELSFGKVPSLASVNMTDVWKWANTVPVDQRIDMIKRAFMNLFQVNLDESFEYLDVQYIILLPNEKRLAAIEWKSENDQNYSWQFRDLYVHYFSDDDKKRAYLPLKPISHSVPELQKLLLIEQDVSKRATLSKYLLETCYINTDLSQLLNVLLLLSKRCRNDQCEVRIMIFNALELMINKMEFAKEHWDVIIEMIQVSLVFADARDYSDNSKEKLLEKCIAFHLTAKLPLNNLVAMYIKLKIKTGSTAWTNSFVKSETDRRNLLVLYAKELENLQVANDLRSHDGTVLEGERLSEFVANLIEEICKFNKVAANASPKVEPILFASNQWLRTSLERIAKEEEDRINKKSNVPQSHYSWNFARQLVNIVQALRKEENLSLDVGLNDSETLFSKILHTSPCSSIIKYFIAKNPSLLMDNWPSTLAKMLKSESGLQFMKNLQAWNYSNLTGPAIKVCQEIIDQTLDHDLDVTIQQKCNAVSVLSVLSKPADFLSFAERFYPEDSKVDVFADNSKEEYQIRQAIAKSLVNVSVSHLAFPAVEKFCVGDYLKLAVAALYSHSGRASEVKTLEFLRQKLVKSPVSLKKHIIRLYYVIGSVEQRIAAFKDIDSSNITIRFEIFCRANKLFRSSPSQETWAILKNAMDTVTEEDATIVQLLYTKPKLETFPMEYISEFIIACVTALRKVKLEHVATFMAHLEVIMDQIPEKTLDEIILHKHAEQTSFSSSFCVKYIQNSSTESIAEHRLTNMWLLLVSVIRNGWDTKTPRPYDSNNFDYPTRQSVFGFVSNLCESRMDDASKVWLKTKSLQTLIEKFKVESATKFFKEILYIELGLLMMSDGEKRGMSRLKPFGQNLARFTDNFVAKYGGEIVLILKDVVGDYVEKCFADEFVQNVGAVVELVDGILETSKTRANQIISIFLLRSANPKSGNLVATLKKIQIVLQESDDVVAQMYAGWLTN
- the LOC119077842 gene encoding probable splicing factor, arginine/serine-rich 7, which encodes MTGGGFSTTKVVQITNIAPQSTKDQMMSLFGSIGKIDEIRLYPTIRDVSCPVFSRVCYIKFMEASSVVIAQHLTNTVFIDRALIVSPVLSIPDEFKALEMTNNGNSVPGTWSDSDASLPAEVVNRIDGVHPNQVIRTVDPKLVEHNLPEYPPLPVNAKKIEEIRRTIIVLDVRSDWHLDDLMDHFALAGEIKYATRADKGRDRFVMIEFCEQKSVIAALMMQGTEYKGDLLNVYHSTQAINKPEAKSNEAAQREIEEAMSIVKEAQNMISAAIDPVIGMLSKDKSSSSRRTRSRSRGTSSRRSRSRRSRSRRSRSKRSRSRRSRSKGSRSKRERNRSRSSRKRSPKRSRSRSKRSRSPKDSRSRSKRSRSPKDRRKRSRSRQKSSSRDHRKNSLREERSSRRSRSPSRGSRDHHRSRKQDRHRRSRSRSKHRRSHSKSRSSRPKESSRSSKRRSRTPERSSKLRRVSEERVTRDYDEEEKIGMELDESFRPPEPPPEKSTSPEKSDNMDISNSP